The following are from one region of the Etheostoma spectabile isolate EspeVRDwgs_2016 chromosome 2, UIUC_Espe_1.0, whole genome shotgun sequence genome:
- the dnm2b gene encoding dynamin-2 isoform X1 — protein sequence MGNRGMEDLIPLINKLQDAFSSIGQTCNLDLPQIAVVGGQSAGKSSVLENFVGRDFLPRGSGIVTRRPLILQLVNSKVEYAEFLHCKGRKFVDFDEVRLEIEAETDRITGSNKGISAIPINLRVYSPNVLNLTLIDLPGMTKVAVGDQPQDIEHQIRDMLMQFITKESCLILAVTPANTDLANSDALKISKEVDPQGLRTIGVITKLDLMDEGTDAKDILENKLLPLRRGYIGVVNRSQKDIDGKKDIRAALAAERKFFLSHPGYRHIAERMGTPHLQKTLNQQLTNHIRDTLPGLRSKLQSQLLSLEKEVEEYKNFRPDDPTRKTKALLQMVQQFGVDFEKCIEGSGDQVDTSNLSGGAKINRIFHERFPFELVKMEFDEKELRKEISYAIKNIHGVRTGLFTPDLAFEAIVKKQIIKLKEPCLKCIDLVIQELINTVRQCTNKLGSYPRLREETERIVTTYVRERDSKTKDQVLLLIDIELSYINTNHEDFIGFANAQQRTTANATKKRVMPNQVIRRGWLTINISIMKGGSKDYWFVLTAESLSWYKDEEEKEKKYMLPLDNLKLRDVEKGFMSSKHVFAIFNTEQRNVYKDLRQIELACDTQEDVDSWKASFLRAGVYPEKDQLESEDTMNSSDTVSMDPQLERQVETIRNLVDSYIGIVNKSIRDLMPKTIMHLMINSAKDFIHSELLAYLYSAGDQGSLMEESAEQAQRRDEMLRMYHALKEALVLIGDISTTTISTPVPPPVDDNWIPKDPSPPPASRPASATAPPPSRPPAVRGPTPGPPPPLNPSPAFGAPPVPSRPPGQTAYAGDPNSGVTPLVPSRPARVPPALPPGIPSRRPPAAPNRPTIIRPSEPSLLD from the exons ATGGGAAACCGGGGAATGGAAGACCTAATTCCCCTCATTAACAAACTCCAGGACGCCTTCAGCTCCATCGGCCAGACCTGCAACTTAGACCTGCCGCAGATAGCGGTCGTCGGCGGACAGAGCGCAGGGAAGAGCTCCGTGTTGGAGAATTTCGTCGGGAG ggACTTCTTGCCCAGAGGATCTGGCATCGTCACCCGTCGTCCTCTCATCCTCCAGCTGGTTAACAGTAAAGTAG AATATGCAGAGTTCCTGCACTGTAAGGGACGTAAGTTTGTGGACTTTGACGAGGTCCGTCTGGAGATTGAAGCAGAGACTGACCGGATCACCGGATCCAACAAGGGCATCTCTGCCATCCCTATCAACCTCCGCGTCTACTCCCCTAATG TGCTGAATCTGACCCTGATTGACCTGCCGGGAATGACAAAAGTTGCCGTGGGAGACCAGCCTCAGGACATTGAGCACCAGATCAGGGACATGCTGATGCAGTTCATCACCAAGGAGAGCTGTCTGATCCTGGCTGTCACCCCGGCCAACACTGACCTGGCCAACTCCGACGCCCTTAAGATTTCCAAGGAGGTTGACCCTCAGG GTCTACGGACCATTGGTGTTATCACTAAGCTGGACCTGATGGATGAGGGGACGGATGCAAAAGACATCCTGGAAAACAAACTGCTGCCGCTTCGCAGAG GTTACATTGGGGTGGTGAACCGCAGTCAAAAGGATATCGATGGGAAGAAAGATATCCGTGCTGCTTTGGCGGCTGAGAGAAAGTTCTTCCTGTCCCACCCTGGGTACAGACACATTGCAGAACGTATGGGCACTCCACACCTGCAGAAGACCCTCAATCAG CAACTTACCAACCATATCCGCGACACGTTGCCCGGGTTACGCAGTAAGTTGCAAAGCCAGCTGTTATCACTGGAGAAAGAGGTGGAAGAGTACAAGAATTTCCGCCCTGATGACCCCACACGCAAGACCAAGGCCTTGCTCCA GATGGTGCAGCAGTTTGGCGTGGACTTCGAGAAGTGCATCGAGGGGTCTGGGGATCAGGTGGACACCTCCAACTTGTCAGGTGGAGCAAAGATCAACCGCATCTTCCATGAGCGCTTTCCCTTTGAGCTGGTGAAG ATGGAGTTTGATGAGAAGGAGCTGAGGAAAGAGATCAGTTACGCCATCAAGAACATCCACGGAGTCAG GACAGGCCTGTTCACCCCAGACCTGGCGTTTGAGGCCATAGTGAAAAAGCAGATCATTAAGCTGAAAGAGCCCTGTCTGAAATGCATCGACCTGGTCATCCAGGAGCTCATCAACACAGTCAGACAGTGCACCAATAAG CTGGGATCGTACCCTCGACTGAGAGAAGAgacggagagaatcgtcaccaCCTacgtcagagagagagacagcaagacCAAAGaccag GTGTTGCTGTTGATTGATATTGAGCTCTCTTACATCAACACTAATCATGAGGACTTCATTGGATTTGCCAA TGCCCAGCAAAGGACCACTGCCAACGCCACCAAGAAGAGGGTCATGCCCAATCAG GTGATCCGCCGAGGCTGGCTCACTATCAACATCAGTATCATGAAGGGCGGATCCAAGGACTACTGGTTTGTCCTGACTGCTGAGTCTCTCTCCTGGTACAAAGATGAGGAG gagaaagagaagaagtaCATGCTGCCTCTTgacaacctgaagctgagagaTGTGGAGAAAGGCTTCATGTCCAGCAAACATGTCTTTGCCATCTTCAATACTGAACAGAG GAATGTATATAAAGACCTGCGTCAGATTGAGCTGGCATGTGACACTCAGGAGGATGTGGACAGCTGGAAGGCTTCGTTTCTCAGAGCTGGTGTATACCCAGAGAAAGACCAG CTTGAGAGCGAAGACACGATGAATTCTAGCGACACTGTGTCCATGGACCCGCAGCTGGAGCGACAGGTGGAGACCATCCGGAACCTCGTGGACTCATACATTGGCATTGTCAACAAGTCCATCAGAGACCTCATGCCCAAGACCATCATGCACCTCATGATCAATAGT GCGAAGGACTTCATCCACTCTGAGCTGCTGGCCTACCTGTACTCGGCCGGGGACCAGGGCAGTTTGATGGAGGAGTCAGCAGAGCAGGCTCAGAGGAGAGATGAGATGCTGAGGATGTATCATGCTTTGAAAGAGGCCCTGGTCCTTATAGGAGACATCAGCACCACCACTATTTCTACCCCAGTGCCTCCACCAGTAGACGACAACTGGATTCCCAAGGATCCGAG TCCTCCACCGGCATCCCGCCCTGCCTCAGCAACAGCGCCCCCTCCCAGCCGACCCCCGGCGGTGAGGGGGCCCACTCCGggtcctccacctcctctcaACCCCTCACCAGCCTTCGGAGCCCCGCCCGTGCCGTCTCGGCCACCGGGCCAAACAGCCTACGCAGGCGATCCCAACTCTGGTGTTACGCCTCTTGTCCCTTCCAGGCCGGCCCGCGTGCCTCCTGCACTGCCGCCTGGGATTCCCAG CAGACGACCCCCGGCTGCCCCCAACCGACCCACCATCATACGTCCTTCAGAGCCCTCCCTGCTTGActag